One genomic region from Granulicatella adiacens ATCC 49175 encodes:
- a CDS encoding AraC family transcriptional regulator: protein MNMMHSFNRTIDYLETVLEEDIDEKRILTLSGYSYPMFSRLFSILTQTTLSDYLRSRRLTEAAIVLRDSNEKIIDIAFRFGYETSDSFGAAFKNFHGFSPSEVRHGKPFKIVSRLQLALSVKGGRSMNIKIENKKAFTVAGLNKQNINSSLCPSVWGEFYSRYSHEQLAKIGTGESVGMCHDVQDPSEINYLAGYVITDSKKAEELGLDIIEVPEAEYAIIELTGPVPECIHQGWKYAMEVFMPEHGYMHSGAPDFEYYYEGDMASPDYKMELWIPIVRA from the coding sequence ATGAATATGATGCATTCTTTTAATCGAACCATTGATTATCTTGAGACCGTTCTAGAAGAAGATATTGATGAAAAGAGAATTTTAACCTTATCGGGATACTCTTATCCAATGTTTAGCCGGCTATTTTCAATCCTAACGCAGACCACGCTCTCTGATTATCTTAGAAGTAGGAGATTAACAGAAGCTGCGATTGTGTTACGAGATTCTAATGAAAAAATTATAGATATTGCATTTAGATTTGGTTATGAAACTTCAGACTCATTTGGAGCGGCATTCAAAAATTTTCATGGATTTTCTCCTTCAGAAGTACGACATGGGAAACCGTTCAAAATTGTTTCACGATTGCAATTGGCATTGAGTGTCAAAGGAGGAAGAAGTATGAATATCAAAATAGAAAACAAAAAAGCCTTTACGGTGGCAGGTCTGAATAAACAAAACATCAATTCGTCGCTTTGCCCAAGTGTATGGGGAGAGTTCTATTCAAGATACTCTCATGAACAATTAGCTAAGATTGGAACTGGAGAGAGTGTAGGGATGTGTCATGATGTTCAAGATCCAAGCGAGATTAATTATTTAGCGGGATATGTGATTACAGATTCAAAAAAAGCAGAGGAGCTTGGTCTCGACATTATTGAGGTTCCAGAAGCAGAGTATGCGATTATTGAACTAACAGGTCCGGTTCCAGAGTGTATTCATCAAGGATGGAAATACGCAATGGAGGTCTTTATGCCAGAGCACGGTTATATGCATTCAGGAGCTCCGGACTTTGAATATTATTATGAAGGAGATATGGCGAGTCCTGATTATAAAATGGAATTGTGGATTCCGATTGTAAGAGCTTAA
- a CDS encoding type IV toxin-antitoxin system AbiEi family antitoxin domain-containing protein, which yields MNPKQKEILEYLKKNNGILSYREVKEAGLSYRTYRKMIVQQVLEPLGNGLYGMADYYMDDWYLVQLRNPKGIYALDTALWLHGLSLTVPFDKTMMFPYGVNTSVIKQSQEVKPVVTRTNFDVGIVEIERQKGQRIRIYEIERTLVECLRPVYKMDVQLIAQAFKIYFQKYSVNYQKLMHYAKLFKVTDKIYSYIEVLS from the coding sequence ATGAATCCAAAGCAAAAAGAAATTCTGGAGTATTTAAAAAAGAATAATGGCATTCTATCTTATCGTGAAGTAAAAGAAGCCGGGTTAAGCTACCGTACATATCGGAAAATGATTGTGCAACAGGTACTAGAACCTCTCGGAAATGGTTTGTATGGGATGGCAGATTATTATATGGATGACTGGTATTTAGTACAATTAAGAAATCCAAAAGGCATATATGCACTTGATACAGCATTGTGGTTACATGGATTGTCTCTAACAGTGCCATTTGATAAAACGATGATGTTTCCGTACGGAGTGAACACTTCGGTTATTAAACAATCACAAGAAGTGAAACCTGTTGTGACTCGAACAAATTTTGATGTGGGCATTGTAGAAATCGAACGTCAAAAAGGACAACGAATACGTATATATGAAATAGAAAGAACTTTAGTAGAGTGTTTACGTCCAGTATATAAAATGGATGTCCAATTGATTGCACAAGCGTTCAAAATATACTTCCAAAAGTACTCGGTAAACTATCAAAAATTGATGCATTATGCAAAGCTATTTAAAGTCACCGATAAAATTTATTCATATATCGAGGTGTTATCGTGA
- a CDS encoding amino acid ABC transporter permease has product MELIIKYWPLFIEGATTTILLSFFSVVVGVGCGTLMALARLSSHKVLSNAAKVYIDIIRGTPLLVQLYLVYFGLATILDLNDFLSGVIAVSVNTTAYIAEIIRSGIQSVDKGQMEAARSMGMPKGMAMRQIILPQAMKNILPAIGNEFATLIKETSIVSLIGIHDLMYSSDTVRGATFTVFIPLLMTAFLYFVMTTTIAFFMDKLERKLQASD; this is encoded by the coding sequence ATGGAATTAATCATCAAATATTGGCCTCTGTTTATAGAAGGGGCGACAACAACGATTTTGCTTTCGTTTTTCTCAGTCGTAGTAGGGGTTGGCTGTGGGACTCTAATGGCTCTTGCTCGTTTGAGTTCTCATAAGGTTTTATCGAATGCAGCGAAAGTGTACATTGATATTATTCGTGGAACTCCTCTATTAGTTCAATTGTACTTAGTCTATTTTGGACTAGCGACCATTCTTGATTTAAATGATTTCTTATCAGGAGTCATCGCGGTATCCGTAAATACAACAGCTTATATCGCGGAGATTATCCGTAGTGGGATTCAATCAGTGGATAAAGGACAAATGGAAGCCGCTCGTTCGATGGGGATGCCGAAAGGAATGGCGATGCGCCAAATTATCTTGCCACAAGCGATGAAGAATATTTTACCAGCCATTGGGAATGAATTTGCAACCTTAATTAAAGAAACCTCCATCGTATCTCTAATCGGGATTCATGATTTGATGTACAGCTCGGATACGGTTCGTGGGGCAACCTTTACGGTGTTCATCCCATTATTAATGACGGCGTTCTTATACTTTGTCATGACAACGACGATAGCATTCTTTATGGACAAACTAGAAAGGAAGTTACAAGCCAGTGATTAG
- a CDS encoding ABC transporter permease encodes MKLENNNKWSNLYLVFVFVVLYAPIFYLIFYSFNSAGSMNGFEEFTFKHYEAVLADTRLIGIVLDTLILALLSSLIATVIGTLGAIMIHYIRSNRRKQVLLGFNNILMVSPDVIIGASLLILFTVVGFKLGFMSVLLAHIAFNIPIVVLMVLPKLSEMNPSMITAARDLGATSSQVLTRIVLPSITPGILSGFFMAFTYSLDDFAVTFFVTGNGFSTIAVEIYSRARQGISLEINALSTLMFLFSLSLVIGYYFIQKFQQKRLNGKNAESDLLKGVTL; translated from the coding sequence ATGAAATTAGAAAATAATAACAAGTGGAGTAATCTCTACTTAGTGTTTGTATTTGTCGTCTTATATGCGCCTATTTTTTACTTGATTTTTTACTCCTTTAACAGTGCTGGAAGCATGAATGGTTTTGAAGAGTTTACTTTCAAGCATTATGAAGCAGTTCTAGCGGATACGCGTTTAATCGGGATTGTGCTCGATACACTGATTCTTGCGCTATTATCATCACTCATTGCGACAGTGATTGGAACGCTTGGAGCCATCATGATCCATTACATCCGTTCAAACCGTCGTAAGCAAGTACTATTAGGATTTAACAATATTTTGATGGTATCGCCAGATGTTATTATCGGGGCAAGTTTATTGATTCTATTCACAGTTGTAGGATTTAAACTCGGATTTATGTCTGTATTACTTGCGCATATCGCCTTTAACATTCCAATTGTCGTGTTAATGGTTTTACCAAAATTATCTGAAATGAATCCATCAATGATTACGGCTGCTCGTGACTTAGGAGCAACCAGTTCTCAAGTGTTAACACGCATCGTATTGCCATCGATTACACCAGGAATTTTGAGTGGATTCTTTATGGCCTTCACGTATTCGCTAGATGACTTTGCAGTGACATTCTTCGTAACGGGGAATGGATTCTCAACGATTGCCGTTGAAATCTACTCACGTGCACGTCAAGGGATTAGTTTAGAAATCAATGCTTTAAGTACATTGATGTTCCTATTCTCCTTATCTCTTGTAATTGGCTATTACTTCATTCAGAAGTTCCAACAAAAACGATTAAATGGGAAGAATGCAGAGAGTGACTTATTGAAAGGAGTCACATTATGA
- a CDS encoding amino acid ABC transporter ATP-binding protein, whose amino-acid sequence MIRTESIKKQYGDKQVLNGITTHIEQGEVLVIIGPSGSGKSTFLRCLNLLEEPTSGKVFFKDQCINGKGVDLDRVRQHLGMVFQHFNLFPHLTVLENITIGPIQLKKVDKAVAEQKAHELLEKMGLADKADVYPNSLSGGQKQRIAIARSLAMEPDVLLFDEPTSALDPEMVGEVLGVMKELAAGGMTMVVVTHEMGFAREVGTRLIFMDGGVIVEEGHPKEVLEHPQMERTQSFLSKVLI is encoded by the coding sequence GTGATTAGAACAGAATCGATTAAAAAACAATATGGTGACAAGCAAGTTTTAAATGGGATTACAACCCATATCGAACAAGGAGAAGTGCTCGTGATTATCGGGCCTTCTGGATCAGGAAAATCCACTTTCTTACGTTGCCTAAATTTATTAGAAGAGCCCACTAGCGGGAAGGTGTTCTTCAAAGACCAATGCATCAATGGAAAAGGGGTGGACCTCGATAGAGTACGCCAACACTTAGGAATGGTATTCCAGCATTTCAATTTATTCCCGCATTTAACCGTATTAGAAAATATCACGATTGGACCCATCCAATTGAAGAAAGTCGACAAAGCAGTCGCGGAACAAAAAGCGCACGAGCTTCTGGAGAAAATGGGCCTAGCCGATAAAGCGGATGTGTATCCGAACTCCTTATCTGGGGGACAAAAACAAAGAATCGCAATCGCACGTTCGCTTGCGATGGAACCGGATGTGCTCTTATTTGATGAACCTACTTCAGCGCTAGACCCAGAGATGGTCGGTGAAGTGCTAGGCGTGATGAAGGAACTCGCAGCAGGCGGTATGACCATGGTTGTCGTAACGCACGAAATGGGATTTGCCCGTGAAGTAGGAACGCGTCTAATCTTCATGGACGGTGGTGTGATTGTAGAAGAAGGTCATCCAAAAGAGGTCCTAGAACATCCACAAATGGAACGGACACAATCGTTCTTATCGAAAGTATTAATCTAA
- a CDS encoding metal ABC transporter permease, whose amino-acid sequence MHNFFEGLMEFHFLQNAFVSAVVIGAVAGILGCFIILRGMSLMGDAISHAVLPGVALSYILGINFFIGALVFGLLASFLIAFVNQNSTIKGDTAIGITFSSFLALGVILIGVAKSSTDLFHILFGNILAVQDIDLLITLVVSVIVVVVILAYFKELQVTSFDPVFAQSTGMNVQFYHYLLMFLLALVSITAMQSVGTVMIVALLITPAATAYLYSNRLKIMLILAAIFGSLSSILGLFIGYTFNIAIGSTIVLTAAALFVVSFIISPKQRERRKSHE is encoded by the coding sequence ATGCATAATTTCTTTGAAGGATTAATGGAATTCCATTTCCTACAAAATGCGTTTGTTTCAGCAGTCGTGATTGGTGCGGTTGCCGGAATTTTAGGATGCTTCATCATTCTAAGAGGAATGTCATTAATGGGGGACGCTATCTCTCACGCGGTATTACCGGGTGTAGCGTTGTCGTATATTTTAGGCATTAACTTCTTTATCGGAGCCCTCGTGTTCGGGTTATTAGCATCATTCCTAATTGCGTTTGTGAATCAAAATAGTACTATCAAAGGCGATACCGCTATTGGGATTACTTTTAGTTCGTTTTTAGCGTTGGGAGTTATTTTGATTGGTGTGGCGAAGAGTTCAACAGACTTATTCCATATTTTATTCGGGAATATTTTAGCCGTACAAGATATTGATTTACTCATTACATTGGTGGTGAGCGTGATTGTAGTCGTCGTTATTTTAGCGTATTTTAAAGAATTACAAGTAACGAGTTTTGATCCAGTTTTCGCTCAATCTACAGGGATGAACGTACAGTTTTATCATTACTTATTGATGTTCCTATTAGCACTAGTATCCATTACGGCAATGCAAAGTGTAGGGACAGTCATGATTGTGGCACTACTAATTACCCCTGCAGCAACAGCGTATTTATATTCAAATCGTCTAAAAATAATGCTGATTTTAGCCGCGATATTTGGTTCATTATCATCCATATTAGGATTGTTTATTGGATATACGTTTAACATCGCTATTGGGTCAACCATCGTATTAACAGCAGCAGCACTTTTTGTCGTAAGCTTTATTATTTCACCAAAACAAAGAGAAAGAAGGAAATCTCATGAATAG
- a CDS encoding ABC transporter substrate-binding protein — protein MKRLTILIGAILVSCLVLFGVRKNFETATAGSPETIIVYNWGDYIDPELIAQFEEETGYKVIYETFDSNEAMLTKIKQGGTNYDVAIPSEYTIHKMVQENLLEKLDYSKIKGIEHIDPRFLHQSFDPDNTYSIPYFWGTLGIVYNKNVYPEGTISEWRDLWKEEFKDSILFIDGAREMMGIALQTQGYSLNEKDETIVKEAGKFLKTLMPNAKAIIADEMKTYMIQEEANIAVTFSGEASKMMSENENLAYVVPSEGTNLWFDNIVIPKTVGNKEGAYAFINFMLRPEVAAQNAKYVGYATPNKDALALLPEDITSDESFYPTEEAMSKMEVYENLGTDLLGLYNDFFLEAKIFRN, from the coding sequence ATGAAGCGACTAACGATCTTAATCGGAGCGATTTTAGTTTCTTGTCTTGTGCTGTTTGGAGTTCGTAAGAACTTTGAAACTGCGACAGCTGGAAGCCCAGAAACAATTATCGTTTATAACTGGGGAGACTATATTGATCCAGAATTGATTGCTCAATTCGAAGAGGAAACAGGATATAAAGTTATCTATGAAACCTTTGATTCGAACGAAGCCATGTTAACCAAGATTAAGCAAGGTGGAACAAATTATGATGTCGCTATTCCAAGTGAATATACGATTCATAAAATGGTCCAAGAGAATTTATTAGAGAAATTAGATTATTCAAAAATCAAAGGCATCGAACATATTGATCCACGTTTCCTTCATCAGTCTTTTGACCCAGATAATACGTATAGTATTCCTTATTTCTGGGGAACTCTAGGGATTGTATACAATAAAAATGTCTATCCAGAAGGAACCATTAGTGAGTGGAGAGATTTATGGAAGGAAGAATTTAAAGATTCGATTTTATTCATTGACGGTGCTCGTGAAATGATGGGAATCGCACTTCAAACACAAGGGTACTCTTTAAACGAAAAAGATGAAACCATTGTGAAAGAGGCAGGTAAGTTCCTAAAGACTTTAATGCCAAATGCAAAAGCCATTATTGCGGATGAAATGAAGACATATATGATTCAAGAAGAAGCAAATATTGCGGTGACGTTCTCAGGAGAGGCATCCAAAATGATGAGTGAAAACGAAAACCTCGCCTACGTAGTTCCAAGCGAAGGAACGAATTTATGGTTTGATAATATTGTCATTCCAAAAACAGTGGGTAATAAGGAAGGCGCCTATGCGTTTATCAACTTCATGTTGCGTCCCGAGGTGGCGGCTCAAAATGCGAAATATGTAGGATATGCCACTCCAAATAAAGATGCGCTAGCATTATTGCCGGAAGATATTACTTCGGATGAGAGTTTTTATCCGACAGAAGAGGCGATGAGTAAGATGGAGGTTTACGAAAACTTAGGAACCGACCTATTAGGCCTTTACAACGATTTCTTCTTAGAAGCCAAAATCTTTAGAAACTAA
- a CDS encoding transporter substrate-binding domain-containing protein, whose amino-acid sequence MKKIIAMLMLVMGLLAACTQQPTIENSTGSAVLDRIYTKKKIVIGTTADYPPFEWHYVKDGKDSVVGIDIDIANALGEALGVEVEIREMEFNFLIAAMKAGKVDLVLAGITPTEERSKEVAFSNIYYDSHMVAVVKKTDADKYTTIDAFDGANVGAQKGTSQEGIVKDTLTGANLTSQPKNPTLILALQQGKLDAVIMDNIAADEFVKANSDLTVASVEIPSEDAGTAAVAQKGNEVFLKKVQEVLDALEASGKLKESIIRNTNLMSE is encoded by the coding sequence ATGAAGAAGATTATCGCAATGCTTATGTTAGTAATGGGCTTACTGGCAGCATGTACCCAACAACCAACAATAGAAAATAGTACAGGGTCAGCAGTATTAGATAGAATTTATACGAAGAAGAAAATTGTTATCGGGACGACCGCTGACTATCCCCCTTTTGAATGGCATTATGTGAAAGATGGTAAAGATTCCGTAGTGGGAATTGATATCGATATTGCTAACGCGCTCGGGGAAGCTTTAGGAGTAGAAGTGGAAATTAGAGAAATGGAATTTAATTTCTTAATTGCGGCGATGAAAGCTGGAAAAGTAGATTTAGTTCTCGCTGGAATTACCCCTACTGAGGAGCGAAGTAAGGAAGTGGCGTTCTCTAATATTTACTATGATTCCCATATGGTCGCTGTTGTGAAGAAGACGGATGCGGATAAATATACAACGATTGATGCTTTCGATGGAGCAAATGTTGGAGCTCAAAAAGGAACTTCGCAAGAGGGAATCGTGAAGGATACATTAACGGGTGCCAATTTGACCTCTCAACCAAAGAATCCTACTTTGATTTTAGCACTTCAACAAGGAAAACTAGACGCTGTGATTATGGATAATATTGCGGCTGATGAATTTGTGAAAGCAAATAGTGACTTGACAGTGGCTTCTGTTGAGATTCCAAGTGAAGATGCGGGAACTGCGGCAGTCGCACAAAAAGGGAATGAAGTCTTCCTTAAAAAAGTTCAAGAGGTACTCGATGCATTGGAAGCCTCAGGAAAACTGAAAGAATCGATTATTCGCAATACGAATTTAATGTCTGAATAG
- a CDS encoding metal ABC transporter substrate-binding protein, whose product MNSIKKLLVATLVVLGIAGCATGKENSSQTTSATAENKKIQVVTTNSIIYDMTKNIAGDLVDLHSIVPVGQDPHEYEPLPEDVQKVQKADLIFYNGINLENAEDAWFTKMVKNAGKVADKDYFAVSDGVDVIYLEGENEKGKEDPHAWLNIENGVIYAKNIAKQLIAKDPKNKETYEKNLAAYVEKLEALDKDAKQRIAKIPEEKRLIVTSEGCFKYFSKAYDIKSAYIWEINTEEEGTPEQIANLVRQLRASKVPSLFVESSVDDRPMKTVSQETGLPIFSTIFTDSIAEAGKDGDSYYSMMKWNLDKIIEGLSK is encoded by the coding sequence ATGAATAGTATAAAGAAACTTTTAGTAGCTACTCTTGTTGTCTTAGGGATTGCAGGATGCGCTACTGGTAAAGAGAATAGTTCTCAAACGACATCTGCAACGGCAGAAAACAAAAAAATACAAGTAGTGACAACAAACTCTATTATTTATGATATGACAAAAAATATCGCTGGAGATTTAGTGGATTTACATAGTATCGTTCCAGTAGGGCAAGACCCACACGAGTATGAACCATTACCAGAAGATGTTCAAAAGGTTCAAAAAGCAGACTTGATTTTCTATAATGGAATTAACTTAGAAAATGCTGAAGATGCATGGTTTACAAAAATGGTTAAAAATGCAGGTAAAGTTGCAGATAAAGACTATTTTGCAGTAAGTGATGGTGTTGATGTAATTTATCTTGAAGGGGAAAATGAAAAAGGTAAAGAAGACCCTCATGCATGGTTAAATATCGAAAATGGTGTGATTTATGCTAAAAACATTGCAAAACAATTAATTGCAAAAGATCCAAAGAACAAAGAAACATATGAAAAGAATTTAGCAGCTTATGTTGAAAAGCTAGAAGCGTTAGATAAAGATGCTAAACAACGTATCGCAAAAATTCCTGAAGAAAAACGTTTAATCGTAACAAGTGAAGGCTGCTTCAAGTACTTCTCTAAAGCTTATGATATTAAATCAGCGTATATCTGGGAAATCAACACAGAAGAAGAAGGAACTCCAGAACAAATCGCAAACTTAGTACGTCAATTACGTGCGTCAAAAGTTCCATCATTATTCGTAGAAAGTAGTGTGGATGACCGTCCAATGAAGACTGTTTCTCAAGAAACTGGTCTACCAATTTTCTCAACAATCTTCACTGACTCTATTGCAGAAGCAGGAAAAGATGGAGACAGCTACTACAGCATGATGAAATGGAACCTAGATAAAATTATCGAAGGTTTAAGCAAATAA
- a CDS encoding zinc ABC transporter substrate-binding protein AdcA, with protein MKKTTFIGFLMLFLLVVAGCATNNSNTSSSQTKQGKLKISTTFYPIYDFTKNIVGDEADVSLVIGAGVEPHDYEPSAKEIAKMSEADALVYDSEYMETWIPTVLKTLSDSKVKPISATKDMVLLPGGEEEEHDHDHSEEGHSHEYDPHVWLSPERAIKMVQTITKQLVEAFPDRKEVFEKNANAYIEKLTALHNDYTNAFKDAKQKNFVTQHTAFRYLALDYNLNQVGITGISPEAEPSASRLAELTKYVKENDIKVIYFEENASEKIAKTLADETGVELAVLNPIESLTKEQMDKGEDYISVMRENLAALKKTTDQPGKDIQPEKTTDNKTVHNGYFEDSAVKDRTLSDYAGEWQSVYPYLVDGTLDQVFDYKAKLKKTMTKEEFKDYYTKGYKSDITNINITDKTMEFKKEDGTTVKAEYKYVGYKILTYKKGNRGVRFLFEAVTPVEGAPKYVQFSDHNIAPVKAEHFHIFMGNESQEKLLEEMDNWPTYYPTKLSGLEIAQEMLAH; from the coding sequence ATGAAAAAAACGACCTTTATTGGATTTCTGATGTTGTTTTTACTGGTTGTGGCTGGATGCGCTACGAATAATTCAAACACTTCAAGTAGTCAAACCAAACAAGGAAAACTAAAAATTTCAACAACGTTTTATCCAATCTATGACTTTACCAAAAATATTGTTGGGGATGAAGCAGACGTATCTCTAGTGATTGGAGCAGGGGTAGAACCTCATGATTACGAGCCTTCTGCCAAAGAAATTGCGAAAATGAGTGAAGCGGATGCGCTAGTTTATGACAGTGAATATATGGAAACATGGATTCCAACCGTATTAAAGACACTCTCTGATAGTAAAGTAAAACCAATTAGTGCAACAAAAGATATGGTATTACTACCAGGTGGAGAGGAAGAAGAACATGATCATGACCATTCGGAAGAAGGCCATAGTCATGAATATGATCCGCATGTGTGGTTATCTCCAGAACGCGCGATTAAAATGGTTCAAACCATTACAAAACAATTAGTCGAAGCTTTCCCAGATCGTAAAGAAGTATTTGAAAAGAATGCCAATGCGTATATTGAAAAATTAACAGCACTGCATAATGACTACACAAATGCATTTAAAGATGCGAAACAAAAGAATTTTGTGACACAACATACGGCGTTCCGTTATTTAGCATTAGATTACAATCTCAACCAAGTCGGAATTACAGGAATTTCACCTGAAGCTGAACCAAGTGCTTCACGTCTAGCAGAATTAACAAAATATGTTAAAGAAAATGACATTAAAGTGATTTACTTCGAAGAGAATGCATCTGAGAAAATTGCGAAAACATTAGCCGATGAGACAGGTGTTGAGCTTGCGGTCTTAAATCCAATTGAGTCTCTTACGAAAGAGCAAATGGATAAAGGCGAAGACTATATTTCAGTAATGCGCGAAAATCTTGCAGCCTTGAAGAAAACAACAGATCAACCAGGAAAAGACATCCAACCTGAAAAAACGACAGATAACAAGACAGTTCATAATGGATACTTTGAAGATAGTGCCGTGAAAGATCGTACATTATCGGATTATGCAGGGGAATGGCAATCTGTTTATCCTTATTTAGTCGATGGAACTTTAGACCAAGTCTTTGATTATAAAGCAAAATTGAAAAAGACAATGACAAAAGAAGAATTCAAAGACTACTATACTAAGGGATATAAATCAGATATCACGAATATCAATATCACTGATAAAACAATGGAATTCAAAAAAGAAGACGGAACAACGGTCAAAGCTGAATATAAATATGTTGGCTATAAGATTCTTACTTATAAAAAAGGAAATCGCGGAGTTCGTTTCTTATTTGAAGCAGTAACACCTGTAGAAGGTGCACCAAAATACGTTCAGTTTAGTGACCATAACATCGCTCCAGTAAAAGCTGAGCACTTCCACATCTTCATGGGAAATGAAAGCCAAGAAAAACTATTAGAAGAAATGGATAACTGGCCAACATACTACCCAACAAAACTAAGCGGATTAGAAATCGCACAAGAAATGCTAGCTCATTAA
- a CDS encoding helix-turn-helix domain-containing protein: MEIGHQLRALRIQKGLTQEELAERTDLSKGYISQLENDLSSPSMDTFFDILEVLGCPAADFFDEGPEEALTIYREEDMTMMEDAKHHTTVTWLNPDSNEHEMEPVILEFQVGGAYKTFQPSLSETFGYVLEGSIQVKVGKQVEIVSKGESFYFEAKAKHQISNAGKTTSKVLVVATDSYL, from the coding sequence ATGGAAATCGGACATCAACTGCGTGCCTTGCGAATTCAAAAGGGTTTAACGCAAGAAGAGTTAGCGGAGAGAACAGATTTGTCAAAGGGATACATTTCGCAATTAGAAAATGATTTGAGCTCGCCATCCATGGATACATTCTTCGATATATTAGAAGTATTAGGATGCCCTGCTGCAGATTTTTTTGATGAAGGTCCTGAAGAAGCACTCACGATTTACCGTGAGGAAGATATGACGATGATGGAAGATGCTAAACACCATACAACGGTGACATGGCTCAACCCTGATTCGAATGAGCATGAGATGGAACCCGTGATTCTGGAGTTTCAAGTTGGGGGAGCGTATAAAACATTCCAACCGTCACTGTCAGAGACATTTGGGTATGTACTTGAAGGTTCCATTCAAGTCAAAGTCGGAAAACAAGTCGAAATAGTTTCTAAGGGAGAATCGTTCTATTTCGAGGCAAAAGCCAAACATCAAATTAGTAATGCCGGTAAAACGACTTCTAAAGTGTTAGTCGTGGCAACAGATTCCTATTTATAA
- a CDS encoding ABC transporter permease encodes MTKQSRFIFSIPYFIWLLLFVVTPLGMIFYKSFFDINGQVTLGNYTNYFASGNYLEMTFNSVWYAFLVTLVTLLISYPTALFLSRTKHKQLWLLLIILPTWVNLLLKAYAFIGIFSQTGTVNQFLSLFGIAPQEFLFTDFSFLTVAAYIELPFMILPIFNSIEELPGSLIAASRDLGATKWDTFRRVIFPLTMNGVRSGVQAVFIPSLSLFMLTRLIGGNRVITLGTAVEQHFLVTQNWGMGSTIGVVLIVAMIILMFVTRDRKKGGVSE; translated from the coding sequence ATGACTAAACAATCCCGTTTCATATTTTCCATTCCATACTTTATTTGGTTGTTATTATTCGTAGTAACACCACTTGGAATGATTTTTTATAAATCATTTTTCGACATCAATGGACAAGTAACGCTTGGAAACTACACGAACTATTTTGCGTCAGGGAACTATTTAGAAATGACGTTCAATTCTGTTTGGTATGCATTTCTAGTCACTCTAGTGACATTGCTAATTAGTTATCCAACAGCGCTTTTCCTTAGTCGTACAAAACATAAACAATTATGGCTCTTATTAATTATTTTGCCTACATGGGTTAACCTCTTATTAAAAGCCTATGCATTTATTGGAATCTTTAGTCAAACAGGAACAGTTAACCAATTCCTTTCCTTATTTGGAATTGCACCACAAGAGTTCTTGTTTACAGACTTCAGTTTCTTAACGGTAGCAGCGTACATCGAGTTACCATTTATGATTTTGCCAATCTTCAACTCTATTGAAGAATTGCCAGGTTCTCTGATTGCGGCAAGCCGTGACTTAGGAGCGACGAAATGGGATACTTTCAGACGTGTGATTTTCCCATTAACAATGAATGGGGTTCGAAGTGGTGTACAAGCTGTATTTATCCCATCACTTTCACTCTTCATGTTGACTCGTTTAATTGGAGGAAACCGCGTGATTACACTGGGTACAGCCGTTGAGCAACACTTCCTCGTAACGCAAAACTGGGGAATGGGTTCAACCATCGGCGTGGTATTAATCGTAGCGATGATTATTTTAATGTTTGTGACAAGAGATCGTAAAAAAGGAGGCGTATCCGAATGA